The Methyloceanibacter stevinii sequence AGGACCTGGTCCACATGCGGGTACGGATAGACGTAGTGCATGCGGACCCAAACGCCGAGCGAGCCCAAGGCCGCTGCGAGATCGGCGAAACGCGTTTGCGCTTGCCGGCCACCCCACTCGGTCTCCGCGTATCCGAGATCTACGCCATAGGCGCTCGTGTCCTGCGAGATCACCAGGAGTTCCTGAACACCGGCGGCGACGAGCCGCTCCGCCTCGCGCATGACGTCCGTGAACGGCCGGCTTTGTAGAGGCCCGCGCAAATGCGGAATGATGCAGAAGCTGCAGGAATGGTTGCAGCCTTCCGAAATCTTCAAATAGGCGTAGTGGCGCGGCGTGAAGCGAACGCCTTCCGGCGGCACGAGATCCAGGAACGGATCGTGCGCGCGCGGCACAGCCTTGTGCACCGCCTCGACCACAGCCTCATAGGCCTGCGGTCCCGTTATCGCGAGCACGTCGGGATATTGATCGCGGATACGCCCGGCCTCGACGCCGAGACAACCCGTGACAATGACGCGGCCATTCTCTGCCAACGCTTCCCCGATGGCCTGGAGCGATTCTTCCTTGGCGCTGTTGAGGAAACCGCATGTGTTGACGACGACGGCGTCGGCGCCCTCATAGCTTGGCGACAGCACGTAACCTTCCGCGCGCAGGCGCGTGACGATCCTCTCCGAATCCACAAGGGCCTTGGGACAGCCAAGGCTCACGAGGCCGATCTTCGGGGCGT is a genomic window containing:
- the rimO gene encoding 30S ribosomal protein S12 methylthiotransferase RimO — translated: MTETTPDENAPSGAHAPKIGLVSLGCPKALVDSERIVTRLRAEGYVLSPSYEGADAVVVNTCGFLNSAKEESLQAIGEALAENGRVIVTGCLGVEAGRIRDQYPDVLAITGPQAYEAVVEAVHKAVPRAHDPFLDLVPPEGVRFTPRHYAYLKISEGCNHSCSFCIIPHLRGPLQSRPFTDVMREAERLVAAGVQELLVISQDTSAYGVDLGYAETEWGGRQAQTRFADLAAALGSLGVWVRMHYVYPYPHVDQVLPLMAEGRILPYLDIPFQHASPRILKAMRRPAHQEKTLERLARWRAQCPDLAVRSTFIVGFPGETEEDFTQLLDWLSEARLARVGCFKYEDVDGAPANALPGEVPEEVKEERYARLMAHQQAISAEVLGARVGETLEVIVDDVDSEGAIARSHWDAPEIDGNVFIDDCEGLRPGDRLLATVTDASEYDLWASPVRQPAKADA